The Phormidium ambiguum IAM M-71 genome contains the following window.
GCTGAATTAGATGGCGCAATTATGCCCGATGGTAGAACTTATGAGTAGATTAATTGCTATTAATCAGGGTGCATCATATCAATTTTAGATTTTAGATTTTAGATTTTAGATTGACCCCCATTCTACTCTTTGTCTATTAGACCTCTCTAGAAATTAAAGTTGCGTTGTCTGAAAAGATTGTAGAGACGTTGTATGCAACGTCTCTACAATCTTTTTTGGAGATGTCTATTTAAGTTATTGGAAAAAAGTCAACCTCTCATACTGCTTTTTCAGTACTAGAGGTTGACTTTTTCATTAAGGGAATCAAATCACTAAAAATTAACTTTTAGTGATTTGATTCTCTTGAAGCCGTTTAGGAGTCTCCGTTCTCCTTTAAATAGGCTTCTATGGCTTCGGTTGCTAACTGAACCAGTGGCTTTCCTTGACGAGCAGCCGTTTGCTTGAGACGATCGTAAACATCATCGCGGACGCTGATGCGACGGCGAATTTTGTTTGGAGCCGTACTTGTAGTAGGTGCAGTTGTTTCGGTTGATTCCACGGGCGTTAGAACTTCTGTTTTCTCCATACCAGAATTAACTAGATGACCATTGGCTAACTCTACCTTAGTTGGTGCAGTCTGGTACGAGGTACTAAAGCTTCTCAGTGCTTCAAATCCTACTCGATCGCAAAAATCACCGAAGCTTTCGGGTTTTTCTTGCTGTAATTGTTCTTTGCGGAAATAAACCAATAATGGTTCTAAGGTTGTTTCTAAGTCTTTAATGTTCACCTTATCCAGGTAAGGTCGTGCTAACCGCGTTTGATGGGGGTCTGCACCTAGCCAAATTTGGTAGCTATCGGGTGCTTGACCTACCAAACCAATTTCTGCTAAGTATGGGCGGGCGCATCCGTTGGGGCAGCCTGTCATTCTCACTACGAAGTGTTCTTCTTGGAGTCCGACTTTGACTAGTAATGCGCGTAGTCTTTCCCGAATGCTGGGAATGATTCTTTCGGATTCGGTGATTGCTAAACCGCAGGTGGGTAGGGCAGGACAAGCCATTGAGTAGCGGACTAGGGGATCGATTTCGGTTTCGGTTTTGATGCCGCAGCGATCGAGTATTCCCTGAATTTCCTGTTTATTTTTGACCTCTATTTCCGCCAAAATTAAATTTTGATGCGGGGTTAAATACATGGGTAATTGGTATTTCTGCACGATTTCTTTTAGTGCAGTTTTTAATTTGAATTCCCCTTCGTCTTTCACCCGACCATTATCTATGGAAATTCCCAAAAACAGTTTTCCATCTCCCTGTTCGTGCCAGCCTAAAAAGTCTAAATATTTGAATTCTGGCAGGGGTTGAAATGGTTGTAATGCTTTGCCAAAGTAACCTTCTACAACTTTTTTAAATTTTGCAACTCCCCAATCTTCGATGAGGTATTTCATCCGCGCATGACGACGGTTGGTGCGATCGCCATAATCTCTCTGCGTCGCTACAATTGCTTTAACCAAGTCGTAAACATCGGCTTTATCTACATAACAAATCGGATCGGCTAATCTGGGAAATGTTTCTTCTTGATTATGTGTCCGACCTAAACCACCACCCGCAAACACAT
Protein-coding sequences here:
- the sir gene encoding sulfite reductase, ferredoxin dependent, translated to MTQTATPTPTARKLSKVEGLKEQSNYLREPVATELLQDTNSFSENATQILKFHGSYQQDNRDNRVKGQEKDYQFMLRTRSPGGFIPPQLYLTIDKLSDEYGNQTIRATTRQGFQLHGILKKNLKAAIAAIVNNMGSTLGACGDINRNVMAPPAPYKNRPEYKYAWEYANNVADLLTPQSGAYYEVWLDGEKVISAEEDPEVVAARKRNINGSNLEDPQEPIYGTNFMPRKFKCSVTVPGDNSVDLFSQDLSLVVITNSQGELLGFDVFAGGGLGRTHNQEETFPRLADPICYVDKADVYDLVKAIVATQRDYGDRTNRRHARMKYLIEDWGVAKFKKVVEGYFGKALQPFQPLPEFKYLDFLGWHEQGDGKLFLGISIDNGRVKDEGEFKLKTALKEIVQKYQLPMYLTPHQNLILAEIEVKNKQEIQGILDRCGIKTETEIDPLVRYSMACPALPTCGLAITESERIIPSIRERLRALLVKVGLQEEHFVVRMTGCPNGCARPYLAEIGLVGQAPDSYQIWLGADPHQTRLARPYLDKVNIKDLETTLEPLLVYFRKEQLQQEKPESFGDFCDRVGFEALRSFSTSYQTAPTKVELANGHLVNSGMEKTEVLTPVESTETTAPTTSTAPNKIRRRISVRDDVYDRLKQTAARQGKPLVQLATEAIEAYLKENGDS